One part of the Ornithodoros turicata isolate Travis chromosome 2, ASM3712646v1, whole genome shotgun sequence genome encodes these proteins:
- the LOC135386225 gene encoding next to BRCA1 gene 1 protein-like, translating into MRISAACVDDENYVNMSETRIEVDFTPQPVRFQLSVPQQSTWDAVKDAVLAGCGASEESVRLTYADDEEERIQLSSDLEMQEAFRVAAKQGNVLKIQVVETSNVGGAAPKKVSRSYREKESGEFVFVNGSDDATVQASQTDNDDTPPAWFRKYVTALRDQLREEVTEEVCRRLASNKADKSTDVRPTDKALTYREGATCGNCLDPIQGVCYKCWECPNFDLCEACESLPSVHDASHSLLKMRKQIATQGYRRKRHSVGSHRPIRSPSRQSAGREMKQEKKIQKLMKKLEKYNLRDANVYRQVAPGTEKCLNLEPYGCEFVCDDTIPDWTHVQPGTRFTKRWRVRNSGYKSWDKSVSFQYRWGTLGLMPSDTATEAPPVASNEEGTLEIQFTAPLEPGQYQTHWRMCGPEGFFGHRLWCNVIVDPALTLEPQLKHMASLKVVQGPDDDTAPEQASKTDDLLQLKTKIVSQTATPYNSPAGMTPLKSPETSDAEDESSKVGGSEISILDMPLHHDTEESASVLSLSSVDTEADFEVVPLPPCFNLNIPFTASAAVKQDAEHGSEGDAARVYGLAPSCEVLCEPSKSAESASDVPQVPPRKSTLRPNIYDDSPSDSDSGRSSSGSDNTIPVRCSFTESVEQRAQSMELAEKKEENKKDAAEEGEDTSAGTSPGSTKKPFSSRKTYKVEGVGEALPEAWVNGALSAAATVYNTAKTVFSGIQQQDGLSSPRWIPPAGHRAAISPMERLLEMGFANRQRNSELLRKHDGDVQRVVEELVSNEGNWLPAHAEGPPSPRPFMCSFD; encoded by the coding sequence ATGCGCATATCAGCtgcttgtgttgatgatgaAAATTATGTAAACATGTCAGAGACACGTATCGAAGTCGACTTTACACCTCAACCGGTGAGATTCCAGCTCTCAGTTCCTCAACAGTCAACTTGGGATGCGGTGAAAGACGCCGTACTGGCAGGCTGCGGAGCGTCCGAAGAATCCGTGAGGCTAACGTATGCTGATGATGAGGAAGAAAGGATTCAACTCTCGTCGGACCTAGAAATGCAGGAAGCGTTTCGTGTGGCTGCAAAGCAAGGAAACGTCCTAAAGATTCAAGTCGTAGAAACTTCCAATGTGGGTGGAGCcgcaccgaaaaaagtatcCAGGTCGTATCGCGAGAAGGAGTCCGGGGAGTTCGTGTTTGTAAACGGCAGCGACGACGCCACTGTCCAGGCAAGTCAAACCGATAACGACGACACCCCGCCTGCCTGGTTCCGTAAATACGTAACCGCCCTTCGCGATCAACTAAGAGAAGAAGTCACCGAAGAGGTCTGCAGGCGACTAGCGTCCAACAAGGCCGACAAGTCGACGGACGTGCGGCCCACTGACAAGGCGTTGACGTACCGCGAAGGGGCAACATGTGGGAATTGTTTGGACCCTATTCAAGGCGTCTGCTACAAGTGCTGGGAGTGCCCAAACTTTGACCTCTGTGAGGCATGCGAGTCTTTGCCGAGCGTTCACGACGCGTCCCATTCGCTCTTGAAGATGCGCAAACAAATTGCCACGCAAGGGTACCGCCGCAAGCGACACAGCGTGGGCAGCCACAGGCCAATCCGCTCACCGAGCAGGCAGAGTGCCGGCAGGGAAATGAAGCAAGAGAAGAAAATTCAGAAACTAATGAAGAAACTCGAAAAGTACAACCTACGCGACGCGAACGTATACAGACAGGTGGCGCCGGGCACCGAGAAGTGCCTGAACCTCGAACCGTACGGCTGTGAGTTTGTGTGCGACGACACCATTCCAGACTGGACCCACGTCCAGCCTGGGACGCGGTTCACCAAACGCTGGAGGGTGCGCAACTCCGGGTACAAGTCGTGGGACAAGAGCGTCAGCTTCCAGTACCGCTGGGGTACCTTGGGCCTCATGCCCAGCGACACGGCCACGGAAGCCCCACCCGTAGCGTCCAACGAAGAGGGGACGCTCGAAATTCAGTTCACCGCACCGCTGGAACCGGGGCAGTACCAGACCCACTGGCGCATGTGCGGACCGGAAGGCTTCTTTGGTCACCGTCTGTGGTGCAACGTCATTGTTGATCCCGCACTAACTCTCGAGCCCCAGCTAAAGCACATGGCAAGTTTGAAGGTCGTCCAAGGGCCCGACGACGACACTGCACCGGAACAGGCGTCAAAGACGGACGACCTTTTACAGCTGAAGACGAAGATCGTCTCCCAGACCGCGACCCCGTACAACAGTCCCGCGGGCATGACTCCGCTCAAGTCGCCGGAAACCTCCGACGCCGAGGATGAGTCAAGTAAGGTTGGCGGATCTGAAATCTCCATCCTCGACATGCCCCTTCATCACGACACAGAAGAATCGGCCAGCGTTCTCAGCCTCAGCAGCGTGGACACGGAGGCGGACTTTGAAGTAGTGCCTCTGCCTCCGTGCTTCAACCTCAACATCCCCTTCACTGCTTCGGCTGCAGTGAAGCAAGATGCTGAACACGGGTCGGAAGGCGATGCAGCGCGGGTGTACGGCCTCGCACCGTCGTGCGAAGTTCTCTGCGAACCCAGCAAATCCGCCGAGTCTGCGTCGGACGTGCCTCAGGTCCCGCCGCGGAAGAGCACCTTACGTCCGAACATATACGACGATTCCCCGTCGGACAGCGACTCGGGACGTTCCAGCAGCGGAAGCGACAACACCATCCCGGTACGATGCAGCTTCACAGAGTCGGTAGAACAGCGGGCACAAAGTATGGAACTCGCcgagaagaaagaggagaacaAAAAGGACGCggcggaggagggagaggacaCCTCCGCAGGAACGTCGCCCGGCAGCACGAAGAAACCCTTCTCCTCTCGAAAGACCTACAAGGTGGAAGGCGTCGGCGAGGCGCTGCCCGAGGCCTGGGTCAACGGAGCGCTCAGCGCGGCCGCTACGGTCTACAACACCGCAAAGACCGTCTTCTCCGGGATCCAGCAGCAGGACGGGCTCAGCTCTCCGCGGTGGATTCCCCCCGCGGGCCACAGGGCCGCAATCAGCCCCATGGAGAGGCTGCTCGAGATGGGGTTCGCGAACCGACAGCGCAACTCCGAGCTGCTGCGGAAGCACGACGGAGACGTCCAGCGCGTGGTCGAGGAGTTGGTCAGCAACGAGGGCAACTGGTTGCCTGCGCATGCGGAGGGACCGCCTTCTCCTCGTCCTTTCATGTGTTCCTTTGactga